ATTCCTTTGTATATTTCTGAAGAGATGTTCTTGGTCATTCTTTAGCTTGACCAGGAGATCAAAATAGTGAGATGACATACTAGCACCACCAGCACCATGGCGCTCAAATTCAACATACTCGATCTGCAGTAAATAACAGCTTAGCAGAGGACAAATGGATGAAGAACAATTAGGCATGTCAGAAATGTAGAAAGCAGACCTCCTCATGCAGAATGAGTGTCGGGGgctttggcaaaaagaaaaagccTTTTTCAAGAGGATACAGCAATCCATCTTCAGCTTTAAGTGATGATTTCACGGCATATCCATCTTGACAACTGCGGAATGTGCTTGGCCTCGTCACTTTAGCACCAGACAGGCCACGAAGAATTTTGGAGAATACCTCATGTTCTAGACCCTATGTATAAATCAAACATTTTGTGAGTTAATAAATCAAGATCCCAGAAAACTGTAAATGAAGAGCAAGTGCACAAGTAGAAAACGGAANNNNNNNNNNNNNNNNNNNNNNNNNNNNNNNNNNNNNNNNNNNNNNNNNNNNNNNNNNNNNNNNNNNNNNNNNNNNNNNNNNNNNNNNNNNNNNNNNNNNNNNNNNNNNNNNNNNNNNNNNNNNNNNNNNNNNNNNNNNNNNNNNNNNNNNNNNNNNNNNNNNNNNNNNNNNNNNNNNNNNNNNNNNNNNNNNNNNNNNNNNNNNNNNNNNNNNNNNNNNNNNNNNNNNNNNNNNNNNNNNNNNNNNNNNNNNNNNNNNNNNNNNNNNNNNNNNNNNNNNNNNNNNNNNNNNNNNNNNNNNNNNNNNNNNNNNNNNNNNNNNNNNNNNNNNNNNNNNNNNNNNNNNNNNNNNNNNTATGCATGTCAGTAGCTCTATGATTTAAGTACTGAATGAAATTGTACAAATATAAACACAGATCATTTTCTGATAAACCCCAAGAGTTAGGTAATAAGTGCATTGGAGGGTTACTGCTGGTGTTTCAACAGTACATAATCACTAATATATAcagtatgctttatgagtagtatgTCATTAACTCTTGTATTGTTCTATTGGTATGTATTATTAATTCTGGCATCATTTCTTGTACGTATTAATCAATAATAGTTCAGAGCACTTGATAATTAAAGCATGTAACGCTGACAAAGGAAAACAAAATCAACACAAGCTATGATCAAAGTTTACAAAAAAAAACAAGAGCTGTGATCAACTTTGAGGTGAAATAGGTCGTGTTAAACTTAAAAGAGATGCAAGGAAAGTCAGCCATTAAGTGAATAAGAATATCACattgtaagaactctgcagcctgtcCTTGTACTTTTCAGCCAAAACCTCCTCACTTAATGACAGCTCCTTCTCAACTACATTCTCTGTCACAAACTGTTCATAAAGGAACCAGTTATTAAGTATCATACAAGAACTGTAGCCAAGTTCGTGTGAAATGTATCATAATACTATACCTGAATAACAATGTGGGGATATAATGTTTGTCCTTTGCGAATTGGCGGATCAAGTGTGATGACCACAAATGTATGAGGGTTGTTTGACTGAAGGGCACAAAGTATAAGCATGAAATCATATTAGCTTCTTGACAGTATACAAAGGCGAAGAATTCTTGATAGTTCACAAAGCATGAAAGTAGTAGAACCTTTGGCAAAACAAAGAGCCGAAGAATACTGCTATACTGGATTTTGAAATCATTAGCTTGTCCTTGGAGTCGCAAGAATGACATATGAAGCTCAACAGTGTATCGACCTCTGAATTAAAAATAAGCAGTTAGCTATGGCATGAAATGAAACAAATAAACGGATAGGCTTATTTTAGGAAAGGCAAAGAGTCTACAGTTACAAGATTTTCtcaccttggggtaagaatggcaaTTCCCTCCAATGAGACAACAGCCTCTTCTGATGAGCCAACGTCAGCTATAGCCAAGATTTTCTGCCAAAAAATCTGAAGAGAGAACATTTCACTATTTGCGCAAAATATGCATGCATGTTGTGTCATATCGTGCTTATCAAATGAACTCACATGAGCCGAGGGACGTTCCTCATCACCAAGGAATTGAGTATTTGAAGTTGGTACATGAAAACTTAAATCCATCAGCGAATCTTTCTGCAGAAAATGATGAAAAGGGGAGTTATAATCACTTGTTTTACTAATGATCTTTGTAAGATTTTTGTGGTAAAGATCAGAATCCTCTAGATGGTGCTCAATGGTGCATTTACATTCTGTGCAATAGAAGATTTGGAAAGTGTATCTCCTATGTATATGGTCTAACCACCGGAGCTAGTTAGACCTTAAATGCCTAAAACAAGATTGAAAGAACAGCTATAGCCGCATAAACTTTTACGTGCACAGGgctatgtttttaaggcggtaaggcgaCCTAAGGTGAGCACCACCCGCTCTAGCGCCTAAGGCGGACGCCTAGGCGCCTAAGGCGGGCATATTTGTAAGGCACTGCCAGGGCGCCTTATCGCCTAAGCGTCCAAGGCAAGACGCCTTAAAAACATAGGCACAGGCAAGGAAACTAATAAGAGTCACTATAAAGAGAGTAACAAAACTGATGTCAGTTTAAATATACACACCAATCTTGGGATTCAGACACAAAAATTTACCTTTTTTACACCCAGCAACAGTAAGCAAAAGCCAACCAAACAGGTAACACTTTACAAAACTACAGAGTAACTTTGATCAATATATACAGGCAGACAACATACCTCATTAGCCCCTGTAGTATCATCAACATGGAACTCAAGAACAACATCTGTTTTTCCTTGCAACTGAGTTTGTGATACATCTGATAGAGAGACTTCAAATGCTTCCTTTGAGCCAACATTAAAGCTAAGCATATTGCCTGAAAATGGGGAGAATGGGAAAATGAAACAAATTTTCCAAAAAGGAAATGGAATACCCACTACCAGACAGACTATAGAGAACTCAGCTAACCATTGATGTCAACCGCGCCCCAATTATGGCCACTAACAGAGAGCTGCTTCTCCTCTGGTGTGGTTCCCGTGTTCTTTTGTATGAAGTTAGTAAGGTTACTAACATCCTACAAAACAATATAAACAAAATATTTCTGAGGTTACAACTAGAGTTTCAGTTATCCAAGAAAGATTGAAACTTGACACAGAAAGCAGATGCAACTGTGATTGTACAACTTCTCTTATTTTCTAGCATCTCTTCATGTCAAGTATACAATCAATTAATTTCTTGGGGGGAAATGGTAGACTATTACCTGTTCACGGAAGCCTTTGAACACGTACCGAATGCCCTCTTTGGTCCCAACACTAAGCTGATAAGATCTGGGGATTTTCATCCACGTCACAGAAATTATAtcagctttatcaacctcaattgtCTTTCCTCCACCTTGCTTCTTCCATGCAAGCCCTCCCGAATAAAGCCTAAACTGACCAGGGTTCTACAAGTGCACAAACCATCAGTCCATAACAGCACGACGAGAATTTCAGTATCGCAGTAATGCCACTAACAGTGACCAATTCAACAACAACCATAAAAAATAGGGGTTCTGTTGGAATTGATCTATGTACTTTTTACCAAAATAGTAATTGGAATAGGGTCAGCACTAAGTTTCAAAAAGATATGAACCACGAATGAACACAAACGTACAATTCTTATTCGTTAAAATGAaccaacaagtgtttcaatcacATCTAGGCATGCTAAACAGTGATAAGGAGAATACTCCTTAAAGAACATGTGCGAACTGTAAATAAGAAGTGATTATGAAGGCCATTGGCTGTGATCTTCCAATACAGTGCAGCCATAGCACAAATTGGCACACATGAATACCAAAATGGACGGCGCCTGGTGATGGTAGCAATTGCACAagacatttatatatatatatatatatatatatatatatatatatatatatatatatatatataggtgtgcTAAAGTGAGCCTGAGCGCAATACGCTTATTCTACGCTCCGGCCTAACAGCGTGCAACCAACCAGAAAACATGCGCGTGGTTAGTGCCTTGGCCTCCAATTTTTCTTCCACCTACTAGTAATCAGCCATGTTGGATATAGTAACTGAATTAATTCGGTTACTGGCTGCAGCAATGGTTCACCGCTCCGCCACAACTTTTTTATTATATGCGTCCTCCTGATTACATATAGTAATCATCCATGGAAAATGTAGTAAAATATTAATTTGGTTACCGTATGCTTGTGATGGTTCATCATCTCACCACAGTTTTGCTTTATTACTTGTCTGCTCCAATCACACATGGTAATCAACCATGTAAAATATAGTAACATAATTTATTGGGTTACTGGTTGCATAAAAGCTATCATTTTATGTCAGAGAATTAAGGAGTGGTGTATGGCATCTCGTAATAGATCTAGTCCGTTACCATATGTGCCAGTTTCTTTTACCGTGCATGAGAGCGAAAGTAGTTTTACTACTGGTTACCATGCAAAACCATGTAAATCATTTGATATGCACGGGAAAGATGTGTGGGCCAGGGGACAGTTAACGAGGAAGGGAGCACTCTGGCAATTGGTCGTAACTGGCTGGACGTTTTTTACTAGAATTAGCAAAGGTATTACGACCAAGTGNNNNNNNNNNNNNNNNNNNNNNNNNNNNNNNNNNNNNNNNNNNNNNNNNNNNNNNNNNNNNNNNNNNNNNNNNNNNNNNNNNNNNNNNNNNNNNNNNNNNNNNNNNNNNNNNNNNNNNNNNNNNNNNNNNNNNNNNNNNNNNNNNNNNNNNNNNNNNNNNNNNNNNNNNNNtatatatatatatatatatatatatatatatatatatatatatatatatatatatattgcatgAACATGTTCCTCGAATCCCCAGATTAGTGCCTGGTTGTAGTTGAGTTCCCAATCTGTTCCATCCCAAGCTAATTGGATATGGACTATTCATTTTGCCTGACCAACATTGGTGTCCAAATCCAACCAACGGCGGATCACAAATTTACCCTCTGGAGCAGTTCCGTACCGCAGAGAGGAAACAAACCCTAGCGTGTAAACCCTAGAAAAAACAAGCGCCGTTCTGAAAAATCCGCAAAACAAATTCCGCTAGACGAGCCCGTCGGCCAAACTCGCCAGCGCGGAATCGAACAGTCGAGCGGAAAACCCTAACGAAACAACGAATCGAATCACGGCGAGCgaactcgaccggggcaggggaggCGCACTCACGTTGCCGACGCGGCCGCCGAGGGAGATGTTGTTGAATAGGTGGCCGTCCGTCATGTCGCCCGCTGGCTCTGCGGCCGGtgaccgcagccgccgccgctgcagGACTCGTGACCCGCTCTCTCGCGCGCGGGAGAGTCGCCTCCTCGGGTGCGGGATTTGGGAGCTCTGCGGCGAGGAGGAAGTGGCTTTCGCTTTGGCGCTTGGGGATGGGGGCGCGCGGCGGGCTAATATAGGCGTTTGGGCAGAGAGCGGGCTGTATCTGACGGGTGGGGTCGATATATTGTCCGACGATGAAGGACGCGAGATGTAAAATCTTCCTGCCAGACAGACCAGGCTTGTGTGGTGATGAAGGGTGTGCTTGGTTAATGAACCATACCATGAACACTTCCATTCCAGAGAAATGGGTCGGTTTCGTTCTTGTATTTGATAGGTGCAAAAATATAGAACAGGTTTGCCTCTCAGGCAAAAAGTCAACGTCCCATCGATACACTCCATGTAGCCTTAGCCTTGTGGCCGCATGGCCAGGCGTCCGAATTTGATCGCCTCTGCCAGGCTAATTACCGTGCAAATGAGTCTAGCCAGGCTAATTACGGTACAAAGAAATCTATGCCAGGCGAGTTTTCTTTTTCATAGAACAGCAACCAAACAAACATTTATAATACCTAAGGACAACTCCAGGTGAAGCAAAAAATGATGTGGACGCAAACAAAACTGACCGTAAGAGCAACCATAATCGATCCCCTAATAAAATGCTTAAGAGGAGTaaaatttctttttttttccttcccTAATTGGCACATGGAAGATTCCTTAAAAGTCTTAAAGGAGTAAAAATTATACTTCTCGGCCGCCTCGACTCGCTCGCCAACCGACCGATTTAAAAGTCTTCCCCTCCATCCTTGGTTGCACCCACCTAACCCCACATCGCGTCCACTCTGGCGTAGCCCTATTTGCCTCCGCCGGCCACCATGCGCTACCGGCGACTCCTTGAAGCACCCACCGCGCTCGTCCCCCACCTCGATTTGGTCAAATTTTTGTCATCGGCGACTATAAATCACTGAGACTAcagtcgtcgccgtcgtcgcccgatTTGACGCACCTAGTCACCGACGCTGACACTTTGGAGGGACTCGATGCACATGTTACGGCATCCACCTCGATCGCTACCCACATTTTGATACGCCCTCATCCGCTCGCCGCTCGCATCTCACATCTCGGTTGACCGTCGGCCGGGCTCAGCCATTGCGCAACAACTCATCGGCGAGCCTTTGCCGATGATCAAGTGTCACCACTGCTGACGGCTGGTGGTGCGCCCCGTTTCGAGCACGCGAAACATCCCGGATGGGTTTTCGTCAAGTGCAAAAAGCACAGAGTGAGTTCCATTTCGTATGGTTGTTCTTCAAATTTGTCCCAATGTGAAACTCATTGTTTGCCTAAAATTATATGTAGGACGGGTGCAAATTTTGatgttgggaagaagagtacattgatATATTTATAGCGAGAAAATTGTTAGATGTTGGTGCGGTAGTTGCTAGAGATGAGGCTAGAGAGGATGTTATGTCCAAGTttgaagaggaggagaagaaaaaagtgtGCAATCTCGAGAAGCcgaaagaggaaagaaacaatgtaGTCACTTAAGAGACGGAGAAAGTATTGATCAGATATTAATAGGAGCAGTTAAGGAAGTGGTGTTTCTATTGAAACGTGTGGTTTTTATTAGTTTTTTTACGAATTTTTGTTTAATTTTTTTACTCCTTAAATTTAGGGGATCAGATAGAAACAACCATTTATTAGAGGAGTCAAAGTACTCCTCTAAAGGATTCTCGATCGTTTATTCCTTTAAATTATAGGAGGTCGGTTAGAGTTGCTCTAACATGTGTATTTGGTTGCTCCCATTTCCAGACAGCTCACCGTTCTACGGAAGCTTTGATCCCCATTCCTCAACTCCCCTTATTGTGGAAAGAATGCCAGCCTCGTTTTCTAGTGGGATAAAGAGCGAAATACTACCATTTTTGTGACGAATGTTGTTGAAAACTACCACTTTTGCGAGATCTAGCAAAAGGCTATTACTTTTGCGACGATTTTCGCAAAGAGCTACCACTTTCGATTAGTGACCGGTTCAATGATTATTGATCACAATTATGATTGGGGTGGCCCACCCATCGGGTATCCATGCGGTATGACAAGGTTAAATCAGTTAGATTAACCGTTAAGATGGACGTTATGTTAGGCATTGCCCACAAGTGAGTggcctaatcctaaactaattagtagTAAGCCAAATCTAACCATGTGGGCACACCGATCAGTGGCTAATCTAATCCTAAGTTCCTAGCTAACCACTAATTCATCCCTAATCTAATGCGAACTAATCACTAAcctgttgggaacgtagcatgcaatttcaaaaaaaaatcttgcgatcatgcaagatctatctaggagatgcatggcaacgaggggggagagtgtgtccacgtaccctcgtagaccgaaagcggaggcgtt
The sequence above is a segment of the Triticum dicoccoides isolate Atlit2015 ecotype Zavitan chromosome 1A, WEW_v2.0, whole genome shotgun sequence genome. Coding sequences within it:
- the LOC119365171 gene encoding FACT complex subunit SSRP1-B-like is translated as MTDGHLFNNISLGGRVGNNPGQFRLYSGGLAWKKQGGGKTIEVDKADIISVTWMKIPRSYQLSVGTKEGIRYVFKGFREQDVSNLTNFIQKNTGTTPEEKQLSVSGHNWGAVDINGNMLSFNVGSKEAFEVSLSDVSQTQLQGKTDVVLEFHVDDTTGANEKDSLMDLSFHVPTSNTQFLGDEERPSAHIFWQKILAIADVGSSEEAVVSLEGIAILTPRGRYTVELHMSFLRLQGQANDFKIQYSSILRLFVLPKSNNPHTFVVITLDPPIRKGQTLYPHIVIQFVTENVVEKELSLSEEVLAEKYKDRLQSSYNGLEHEVFSKILRGLSGAKVTRPSTFRSCQDGYAVKSSLKAEDGLLYPLEKGFFFLPKPPTLILHEEIEYVEFERHGAGGASMSSHYFDLLVKLKNDQEHLFRNIQRNEYHNLFNFVSGKNLKILNLGEDGQDRTGAVAAALQSTDDDPVDPHLERIKNQAGDEESDEEDEDFVADKDDSGSPSDDSEEGSDASISDGEKEKSSKKEASSSKPPAKRKPKNVDVEGSEKRKPKKKQKKDPNAPKRAIAPFMYFSKAERANLKNINPELSTTDIAKKLGEKWQKMSAEEKQPYVEQSQVDKKRYAEESAAYRGAGAAPVDVDSADGSSD